A single region of the Desulfomonile tiedjei genome encodes:
- a CDS encoding GAF domain-containing protein, giving the protein MPNPTYEELERRVKELEKMVGDLMDSAMDQEHHELFDLSILCNVSQALASTVDLEELLAIVIDEVNKALLTEGAGVLLYDEHRGDLYWKQIRDARHILAPQSEELRLPLEGSIAGWVFQNNKPARVNDVSKDPRYYPEMTKKSGFEIHKVLQVPLNTREKTIGVLMAMNKIGGDFSDQDEALALSMAGSIALAIENAQVYEKLKKSRDDLEMIYRSSMALAATMDLDHLLSVVVSELRSAMDTDAAGVLLYDEHRGDLYWREVQDDRGLIPARTSELRLPLDASISGQVFQTGEPALLNNPASNPQFFKPFETRTGFDIRNEIIVPLHTREKTLGVLVVINKSEGQFSEEDVHILSSLAGVVALAVENATFFEELMKSYRELEELNRAKTKVLNHLSHELRTPLAIIRGTIATMQKKLAEMGTKDFDRPIERMNRHVLSLNRLENQVESIIRTGYSWEKRMITGFLQAALDLMEVQTEYTPEIRRATSLLHKWLEKTFPTRRDELERINVRSFGDMVIDYIRSKMKQEKRTLKLDFDLADAELLIPNQVLVAIVEGLVRNAIEATPDHGTVSVTGLVKGDRYILRVKDTGIGIPEDAKEFIFEGFYPVQETEDYASRRPYSFNAGGKGMDLLRIRMFSELYGFRLSFTSQRCPLLVGSDGQPPRSVEFCQECQAPEECANNGGSEFVVDFPLADTWAAELTKAGEAA; this is encoded by the coding sequence ATGCCCAACCCAACCTACGAGGAATTGGAAAGACGAGTTAAAGAACTCGAAAAGATGGTGGGCGATCTTATGGATAGCGCTATGGATCAGGAGCACCACGAGCTTTTTGATCTTTCCATCCTGTGCAACGTATCGCAAGCGCTTGCCTCCACTGTGGATCTGGAGGAGTTGCTTGCAATCGTCATCGACGAAGTCAACAAAGCCCTGCTGACCGAAGGCGCAGGCGTGTTGCTCTATGACGAGCACCGCGGTGATCTTTACTGGAAGCAAATTCGTGACGCCAGACATATCCTGGCTCCTCAATCGGAGGAATTGCGCCTCCCCCTTGAGGGAAGCATAGCCGGCTGGGTGTTCCAGAACAACAAACCGGCCAGAGTGAATGATGTCTCCAAAGATCCCCGGTACTATCCGGAAATGACGAAAAAAAGCGGATTTGAAATTCACAAGGTGCTTCAGGTTCCGCTGAACACGAGAGAAAAGACCATCGGCGTATTGATGGCCATGAATAAGATCGGCGGCGATTTCTCCGATCAGGATGAGGCACTTGCTCTGTCTATGGCTGGTAGTATTGCGCTCGCTATTGAGAACGCCCAGGTTTACGAAAAGCTGAAGAAATCCAGAGACGACTTGGAGATGATCTACCGATCCAGCATGGCACTTGCCGCCACCATGGATCTGGATCATTTGCTGTCCGTCGTGGTCAGCGAATTAAGATCCGCTATGGATACCGACGCCGCGGGAGTGTTGTTGTACGACGAGCATCGGGGCGACTTGTATTGGCGCGAGGTCCAGGACGACCGTGGCCTTATCCCTGCTCGCACCTCGGAATTGCGTCTCCCCCTCGATGCCAGCATCAGTGGTCAGGTCTTTCAGACCGGGGAACCTGCTCTGCTAAACAATCCCGCTAGCAATCCGCAATTTTTCAAGCCGTTTGAGACGCGCACGGGATTCGACATCCGCAATGAAATCATAGTGCCGTTGCACACCAGGGAAAAAACCCTTGGAGTGCTAGTGGTCATAAACAAAAGTGAGGGGCAGTTTTCGGAAGAGGACGTTCATATACTCAGCTCTCTGGCCGGTGTCGTTGCTCTAGCTGTGGAAAACGCCACATTCTTTGAAGAGTTGATGAAGTCCTACCGAGAATTGGAGGAACTCAACCGGGCAAAAACTAAAGTCCTGAATCACCTGTCCCACGAACTCCGAACGCCCTTGGCTATCATCCGCGGCACTATCGCGACTATGCAGAAAAAGCTGGCTGAAATGGGCACCAAAGATTTCGATCGCCCTATCGAACGAATGAATCGCCATGTGCTGAGCCTCAACAGGCTCGAAAACCAGGTCGAGAGCATCATACGTACCGGTTATTCGTGGGAGAAGCGAATGATCACCGGATTTCTTCAGGCCGCTCTGGACCTTATGGAAGTCCAAACCGAATATACCCCGGAGATCCGGCGAGCCACCTCCCTGCTTCACAAATGGCTGGAAAAGACTTTTCCGACAAGACGGGATGAGCTGGAACGGATCAATGTCAGAAGTTTCGGGGACATGGTTATTGACTACATCCGCTCCAAAATGAAGCAGGAAAAGCGAACATTGAAGCTGGATTTCGACCTGGCGGACGCGGAACTGCTGATTCCCAACCAGGTCCTGGTAGCGATAGTGGAGGGCTTGGTCCGAAACGCTATAGAAGCCACCCCGGACCACGGAACGGTCTCGGTTACCGGTCTAGTAAAGGGAGACAGGTACATTCTCCGTGTGAAAGATACCGGCATCGGGATTCCTGAAGACGCAAAGGAATTCATATTTGAAGGCTTCTACCCGGTTCAGGAAACGGAAGACTACGCTAGCCGCCGACCGTACTCTTTCAACGCCGGCGGAAAAGGGATGGACCTTCTCAGAATCCGGATGTTCTCCGAGCTTTATGGCTTCAGACTGTCATTCACCAGCCAACGTTGTCCCCTGCTGGTAGGCTCCGACGGCCAGCCCCCGCGAAGCGTTGAATTCTGCCAGGAGTGCCAAGCTCCTGAAGAATGCGCAAACAACGGCGGTTCCGAATTCGTGGTGGACTTCCCCCTCGCAGACACCTGGGCCGCGGAGCTGACCAAGGCGGGAGAGGCGGCGTGA